In Plasmodium vivax chromosome 14, whole genome shotgun sequence, the genomic window CTTGACGAAATaaacttcccttttgcttcctctttttttcccaccaaATTAGAGAAGGGCAGTTTTTACCGCCAAAGAAGCAACTCAGTTTTGCTGCCGTCCAGCAGAGGTCCAATTATACGAAGATAAGGCTCTCCACGGGGGGTTCATATGGCGTGCCGAAGACGAGCTTGGGTGGGTCTTCCTTCCAATTGGCCTTCGCTTGAGTGTGCTGCATTAGGAGCGGCAGCGTTGGTGAAGCGATTGGCCAGGTGGTGATCACTTTGGCTGCTGCACTCAcatctgcttctccccccacttTGGCTTCTGTACCCACTttgacttcccccccccagtgagCATCCACCAACGAGCAAGAGAACGCATTTACGGGTGCCGCAAAGAGGAGAGCGGGGAAGCGAAGATCCGCCTGACCCTCCCCAAGGCGTTCACCTGGGGAGACCCATTCAGCAACgaccattttgaagaagacgTGGAGGACCAAATGAGCTGCGGAAGCTGCTACTCCATAGCAACGTTGTACTCTCTTCATAAAAGATTTGAAATTTggctttcaaaaaaatatgggaaGAAAATCACCATGCCAAGGCTGTCATTTCAGTCTATCCTGAGCTGTTCCCCCTACAACCAGGGATGTGATGGAGGGTTCCCTTTTCTCGTTGGCAAGCAACTTTACGAATTTGGGGTTCCAACGGAAGAAGCCATGAGGTACGGTAGCAGTGACTCCATCAAATGTGAAATGGACATGGGTTTTTATAACAACGTGAGGTTTGCAAAGTACAAAGAGGAGGATCTTTTCTTTGCAGgggaatataattatattaatggGTGTTATGAATGCTCCAACGAATTTGATATGATGAATGAGCTCTACTCAAATGGACCCATCGTAGTGGCAATCAATGCCACCGCGAAGTTACTAAGCCTGTATAACTTAGGGAAACAAAGCGGTGTCTACGATAGCGCTACACATGAACAGCAGATTTGCGATGTGCCAAATGAGGGGTTCAACGGATGGCAGCAGACCAACCATGCTGTGACCATTGTTGGTTGGGGGGAGGAACATGAAGAAGGGAAGGGAGGAAGCCCCGTTAAGTACTGGGTGGTGCGAAACACGTGGGGCAAGGCGTGGGGCTACAAGGGGTACATCAAGTTCCCGCGGGGCGTCAACCTCGCCGGCATCGAGACGCAGGCGGTCTTCCTGGACCCCGACCTTTCGCGCGGCGGGGCGGTCAAGATGAGCGGTCATGAGGGAGCAGCAGCCGGGGGAGGAGCGGCCGGGGGAGTAGTTGGCGAAGATGGCGGTGAACGTGGCTCTGCCATGATACGGCCCGTCACGCACACCCCACGGGCGCAGCGAGGTAATGCATAATCCAACTGGGCTACCTATCAAAGGGTgcgtcaaaatggagggaacACGCGGAGaagcttcccctttttttggcacatAGGACTGGTCAACGAGATACGCCCCGGAAAAATCCCTCCGATGCAAAGGACAGCCTACGTGCCTGCCATGCGTTGGGTGCTCCAATGAATACGATCtcatgtgattttttttttttttttttttttttttttctcccatttggggaCCTTTGTCGAggtttccttcccccctggtGTGTGTCCATGCCTACGCGATAAAGTGTATCCCCAACGCGTTTCATAGCTATGCGGCGAAGCGACTCCCGTGTTGCTCTTGCCTTTTGCTCGAATCCCCAAATGGGTGATGGTCATATGTGATGCCGTCCCCCTAAGTAGCTCTCTCCTGTGGGAGCGTATAACTTATTTGTTTTGGACCCAACGACGTCCTccaagcggttaagcggtgcgGACCTCAGCAGGAACGTTGGCGGGGTAATCTGTTCTCCCGTAAGTGCTACTTAAGAATGGAGAaataaatttgcaaaaataaagggatACCCAATAGGGAATGCCAAATGAGtcgaattaaattttttttttttttttttcttcttcaaaaaagtgCGATTAAAtgtggggcaaaaaaaaaaaaaaaaataacgccaTCGTAGAGGTAGCGCTCTTTTCTGgggttgcatttttttttttattttcccgaTCGCCCGACGGGTAACTTCAAATCCGCGCAGAGAACGATGAgccattcctttttaagtgGCACGTAGAGAGCTCTCCAAAAGGTTGTAAACTtttttaatccttttttgGGTCACTCCAACTTTTTTGCGTTACAGCCGAGCGAGCAGCgttcgcaaaaggggaatgcATCGAAAGGAGTTATCAATCGGAACGGATCAATCgaagttataaaaagaaacgcATCCCACGTGACTCACCATTTTAGCgttccaaaaaaatacgGCATTAATTGGGAGAAActggtttttccccctgccgCAGATAGCGCCTTCCATTTCAgctgcccattttgaaggCAAAAATTGGGAGGCCCCACCGCAGCAGGCATAACAAAAGCAGCAAATAGGGAGTAGCCCATCTGGAGGCCATCAAGTGGGAGAAGTAcctttcctcttcttctctcACGCCCGCATCAATTTGTGGGTTGAAAGGAATCTATTTGAGCCCTCTCCTCCGACGACCTTCGGGTACTGCGAAAAACGCATCCCCACACAGTGGCCCACACTTAACGcagaaaaacgaaa contains:
- a CDS encoding preprocathepsin c precursor, putative (encoded by transcript PVX_101280A) gives rise to the protein MERSEKRWESPPSSFMGRAESAVVHRMVFTAKEATQFCCLSIHQRARERIYGCRKEESGEAKIRLTLPKAFTWGDPFSNDHFEEDVEDQMSCGSCYSIATLYSLHKRFEIWLSKKYGKKITMPRLSFQSILSCSPYNQGCDGGFPFLVGKQLYEFGVPTEEAMRYGSSDSIKCEMDMGFYNNVRFAKYKEEDLFFAGEYNYINGCYECSNEFDMMNELYSNGPIVVAINATAKLLSLYNLGKQSGVYDSATHEQQICDVPNEGFNGWQQTNHAVTIVGWGEEHEEGKGGSPVKYWVVRNTWGKAWGYKGYIKFPRGVNLAGIETQAVFLDPDLSRGGAVKMSGHEGAAAGGGAAGGVVGEDGGERGSAMIRPVTHTPRAQRGNA